The proteins below come from a single Crossiella sp. CA-258035 genomic window:
- a CDS encoding MFS transporter — protein MRVDAEKPPRPGLRARLGRILLDTRPLKILAYRRLWLSSTITVIGSQLSTVAVPKQLFDLTGSSAYVGLAGLFGVVPLIVFGIWGGAVADTVDRRKLLLVTNTGIAVTALLLWAQAATGIGSVWTVLSLFAVQQAFFAMNMPARSAAIARLVPLDQLPAAQALGSTVFMFAAVFGPLAAGSLIAVLGLPTLYLIDAIALCATLWAVWKLPPLPPLNGPSRRAGLGDVVDGFRNLIGQKVLLASFLLDIIAMVAGMPRALYPEMAVRTFGDPEGGGFALGWLYAAMPLGALLFGLFSGWSSRVSRHGVALTFAIIGWGLSIIGLGLATELWVAVLFLALGGAADVVSMIFRGAMLQQAVTDDMRGRTQGVFTVVVAGGPRFADLAHGTAGAAFGTAVAVSGGGVLVIVLTVLAVVCIPVIWRYRAPISGDQPGVDQPRVDSVVAKEKPSSSGQ, from the coding sequence GTGCGCGTCGACGCCGAGAAGCCGCCCAGACCTGGCCTCCGGGCCAGGCTGGGGCGCATCCTGCTGGACACCCGCCCACTGAAGATCCTGGCCTACCGGCGGTTGTGGCTCTCCAGCACGATCACCGTGATCGGCTCCCAGCTCAGCACGGTCGCCGTGCCCAAGCAGCTGTTCGACCTGACCGGCTCGTCCGCCTACGTCGGACTGGCCGGTCTTTTCGGTGTGGTGCCTTTGATCGTCTTCGGCATCTGGGGCGGCGCGGTCGCCGACACGGTGGACCGGCGGAAGCTGTTGCTGGTCACCAACACCGGTATCGCGGTCACCGCGCTGCTGCTGTGGGCGCAGGCGGCCACCGGCATCGGCTCGGTGTGGACGGTGCTCAGCCTGTTCGCGGTGCAGCAGGCCTTCTTCGCGATGAACATGCCCGCGCGCAGTGCCGCGATCGCCCGCCTGGTGCCGCTGGACCAGCTGCCGGCCGCGCAGGCGCTGGGCTCCACCGTGTTCATGTTCGCCGCGGTGTTCGGGCCGCTGGCCGCCGGCTCGTTGATCGCGGTGCTCGGCCTGCCCACGCTGTACCTGATCGACGCGATCGCGTTGTGCGCCACGCTCTGGGCGGTGTGGAAGCTGCCCCCGCTGCCGCCGCTGAACGGGCCGTCCCGCCGGGCCGGGCTGGGCGATGTGGTGGACGGCTTCCGCAACCTCATCGGGCAGAAGGTGCTTTTGGCCTCCTTCCTGCTGGACATCATCGCGATGGTGGCCGGCATGCCGCGCGCGCTGTACCCGGAGATGGCGGTGCGCACCTTCGGCGATCCCGAGGGCGGCGGCTTCGCGCTGGGCTGGCTGTACGCGGCGATGCCGTTGGGGGCGCTGCTCTTCGGCCTGTTCTCCGGCTGGAGCTCACGGGTCTCCCGGCACGGCGTGGCGCTGACCTTCGCGATCATCGGCTGGGGCCTGAGCATCATCGGGCTGGGCCTGGCCACCGAGCTGTGGGTGGCGGTGCTGTTCCTGGCGCTGGGCGGCGCGGCCGACGTGGTGAGCATGATCTTCCGCGGCGCGATGCTCCAGCAGGCGGTCACCGACGACATGCGCGGCCGGACCCAGGGCGTGTTCACCGTGGTGGTGGCCGGCGGGCCGCGGTTCGCCGACCTGGCGCACGGCACCGCCGGCGCGGCCTTCGGCACCGCGGTCGCGGTCTCCGGCGGCGGCGTGCTGGTGATCGTGCTGACCGTGCTCGCGGTGGTCTGCATCCCGGTGATCTGGCGCTACCGTGCGCCGATCAGCGGAGATCAGCCCGGTGTGGATCAGCCCAGGGTGGACAGTGTGGTGGCCAAGGAGAAGCCGAGCAGCAGCGGCCAGTAG
- the pdxH gene encoding pyridoxamine 5'-phosphate oxidase, whose product MPDANITLPAMRVSYEAGALDETSLAGTWHEQLQLWLNDAIGAGLPEPNAMILATSDTEGRPSSRTVLAKGLDTRGLVFFTNYTSTKSHDLLATRFASATFPWFAMQRQATVRGAVERVNAAETAEYWNSRPRGSQLSAWASPQSRVVNDRHALENALNMAKRRFADAEQIPVPPHWGGWRIRPEMVEFWQGRKDRMHDRLRFRASRDGWQVERLAP is encoded by the coding sequence ATGCCGGACGCCAACATCACACTCCCGGCGATGAGAGTGTCGTACGAGGCAGGGGCCTTGGACGAGACCTCGCTCGCCGGTACCTGGCACGAGCAGCTCCAGTTGTGGCTGAACGACGCGATCGGCGCGGGACTGCCCGAGCCGAACGCGATGATCCTGGCGACATCGGACACCGAGGGCCGGCCGTCCTCACGCACCGTGTTGGCCAAGGGGCTTGATACACGCGGACTGGTGTTCTTCACCAACTACACCTCCACCAAGAGTCACGATCTGCTGGCGACGCGGTTCGCATCCGCGACTTTTCCCTGGTTCGCCATGCAGCGGCAGGCCACCGTGCGGGGCGCGGTGGAGCGGGTCAACGCGGCGGAGACCGCGGAGTACTGGAACTCGCGGCCCAGGGGCTCGCAGCTGAGCGCGTGGGCTTCGCCGCAGTCGCGGGTGGTCAACGACCGGCACGCGCTGGAGAACGCGCTGAACATGGCCAAGCGCCGGTTCGCCGACGCCGAGCAGATCCCGGTGCCGCCGCACTGGGGCGGCTGGCGGATCCGGCCGGAGATGGTCGAGTTCTGGCAGGGCCGCAAGGACCGGATGCACGACCGGCTGCGCTTCCGGGCCAGCCGCGACGGGTGGCAGGTAGAGCGCCTCGCCCCCTGA